The window TTTTTTTCATAGTTCCTTCAGTTTATGCTCATTTTGGAACAATTATCCCTTCAGACGATATTATTACCCAAGAAGATAATAAATCCATCAATCTTGAGATTAAATTTATTCATCCAATGGAAATGCATTATATGGAAATGGAAAAGCCTGTTAAAGTTGGAGTTATGTATAAAGGTAAAATGGAATACATTGATTCGTTAACTTCTGATAAAAATAAAAGCCCTGATCAAACAGATGAATTTACCTTTTGGAAAACGGAATTTCAAATAAAGAGGCCGGGCGACTATACTTTTTTTGTTGAACCAAAACCTTATTGGGAGCCAGCTGAAGATTGTTTTATAATTCATTATGCAAAAGTATGCGTTAATACACTTGGACTTGAAGCGGGATGGGATGATCCAGTAGGGCTTGAAACAGAAATTATACCTCTGACAAGACCTTATGGGCTTTGGACAGGAAATATTTTTACAGGAAAAGTTCTTGTAAAAGGAAAAGTTGTTCCGAACGCAGAAGTTGAAGTTGAATATTTAAATGAGTCAATTGGTAATATTTCAATAATTAAGCCTCCAGCAGATCCTTATATAACTCAAGTAGTTAAGGCTGATTCTAACGGAATTT of the Desulfobacterales bacterium genome contains:
- a CDS encoding DUF4198 domain-containing protein, whose amino-acid sequence is MFRKLFTIFFIIFFIVPSVYAHFGTIIPSDDIITQEDNKSINLEIKFIHPMEMHYMEMEKPVKVGVMYKGKMEYIDSLTSDKNKSPDQTDEFTFWKTEFQIKRPGDYTFFVEPKPYWEPAEDCFIIHYAKVCVNTLGLEAGWDDPVGLETEIIPLTRPYGLWTGNIFTGKVLVKGKVVPNAEVEVEYLNESIGNISIIKPPADPYITQVVKADSNGIFSYAMPKAGWWGFAALNEADFKIKHDDQEKGVEIGAVYWVKTIDMK